In Pedobacter sp. SL55, the following proteins share a genomic window:
- a CDS encoding M48 family metallopeptidase, protein MKKTIIFGMATALLAISSCSTVPLTGRSRLSLVDDSQLQQQAAIGYAQLLSDPSTKVVSTNNANAAMVKRVGQKIAAAVTQYMNQNGYGDQIKGYKWEYNLIESKEINAWCMPGGKIAVYTGILPVTKDEAGLATVMGHEVAHAIAQHSAERASQMTVAQGLGAAVGVASANSKYANYINAAYGIGGQLTILSYGRNQELEADKMGLSFMAMAGYNPNNAIGFWQRMAQASAGSQKPPAFLSTHPTDQARIAQIQKDLPEAMKYYKGK, encoded by the coding sequence ATGAAGAAAACAATAATTTTTGGGATGGCTACGGCATTGCTTGCCATATCCTCTTGTTCTACTGTTCCATTGACCGGACGTAGTAGGCTAAGTTTAGTTGATGATAGCCAGTTACAGCAACAAGCAGCTATTGGCTATGCTCAGTTATTGAGTGATCCTTCTACCAAAGTGGTTTCTACTAATAATGCTAATGCGGCAATGGTTAAACGTGTGGGTCAAAAAATTGCTGCCGCTGTAACGCAATACATGAACCAAAATGGTTATGGAGATCAAATTAAAGGTTATAAATGGGAATATAACCTAATTGAAAGCAAAGAAATTAATGCTTGGTGTATGCCAGGAGGCAAAATTGCTGTATATACCGGCATTTTACCAGTAACTAAAGATGAAGCGGGATTAGCTACAGTAATGGGACATGAGGTGGCTCATGCCATTGCGCAACACTCGGCAGAAAGAGCTTCGCAGATGACTGTAGCACAAGGTTTGGGAGCGGCAGTAGGTGTTGCCAGTGCCAATTCTAAGTATGCAAATTACATTAACGCAGCCTACGGTATTGGTGGCCAATTAACTATTTTGAGTTACGGAAGAAACCAAGAGTTAGAAGCTGATAAAATGGGGCTTTCTTTTATGGCCATGGCCGGATACAACCCTAATAATGCTATCGGTTTTTGGCAACGTATGGCACAAGCTAGCGCAGGTTCACAAAAACCACCAGCGTTTTTAAGCACCCACCCAACAGATCAAGCTCGTATTGCGCAAATACAAAAAGATTTGCCAGAGGCGATGAAATATTATAAAGGGAAATAA
- a CDS encoding TlpA family protein disulfide reductase produces MAAKITLGNEDHGDRIDLFLSEGTVRVNAKDSIRYANINGTELAETYEKLAKVLRPLEDDFMSKFLLIKTMPDGEAKKAYTTKMLAGLDAYGLQRREIVHRFVLDNPSSYVSLYLLDKGSPGKLMNYEATNPYYTKLSKALKETPLGKEFGERLLASKGVLTGEKFIDFVSTTPEGKKLSLKEVLSKNKYTLVDFWASWCGPCRKENPNVVKAFDAFKNKGFTVLSVSLDDNAAKWKEAIEKDGMPWYHVSSLMGWKEPAAALYGIRAIPQNVLVDAQGKIVATNLRAETLYNKIESLLN; encoded by the coding sequence GTGGCAGCAAAAATAACCCTAGGCAACGAAGATCATGGAGATCGCATTGATCTCTTCTTATCTGAAGGAACAGTTCGAGTAAACGCTAAAGACTCCATTCGCTACGCCAACATTAATGGCACCGAACTAGCAGAAACTTATGAAAAACTGGCCAAAGTGTTAAGACCATTAGAAGATGACTTTATGAGCAAATTTTTGCTAATTAAAACTATGCCAGACGGCGAAGCAAAAAAAGCGTATACCACTAAAATGCTTGCGGGTTTAGATGCTTATGGGCTTCAAAGAAGAGAAATTGTGCATCGCTTTGTACTAGACAACCCAAGTTCATACGTGTCGTTATACTTATTGGATAAAGGCTCGCCTGGTAAATTGATGAATTACGAGGCCACCAATCCATATTATACGAAATTGAGCAAAGCTCTTAAAGAAACGCCCCTAGGAAAAGAATTTGGAGAACGTTTATTGGCTTCTAAAGGTGTGCTAACAGGCGAGAAATTTATCGACTTTGTATCTACTACACCCGAAGGCAAAAAATTGAGCCTTAAAGAGGTACTGAGCAAAAACAAGTACACATTGGTAGATTTTTGGGCCAGCTGGTGCGGACCATGCAGAAAAGAAAATCCTAACGTAGTTAAAGCCTTTGATGCTTTTAAAAACAAGGGCTTTACGGTGTTAAGTGTTTCCTTAGATGACAACGCTGCCAAGTGGAAAGAAGCCATTGAAAAAGATGGCATGCCTTGGTACCACGTATCCAGTTTAATGGGATGGAAAGAGCCTGCAGCCGCACTGTATGGCATCAGAGCCATTCCGCAAAATGTATTGGTTGATGCACAAGGAAAAATCGTTGCGACCAATCTTCGAGCAGAAACACTTTACAATAAAATCGAATCGCTATTAAATTAA
- the plsY gene encoding glycerol-3-phosphate 1-O-acyltransferase PlsY, with protein sequence MISIYSISALIAAYLLGSIPTAVWLGQAFYGIDVREYGSGNAGATNTFRVLGKKPGIIVMTIDIMKGFTATKLAYLIGLSVTGPKYSAQFVNYELALGVIAVMGHLFPIFAGFRGGKGVATLFGMVLAVNPLSALLCVSVFVTVLLVSKYVSLSSICAGFTFPLGTVFVFQSSVKAEVLYSICVCVLILVTHQKNIERLLKGKESKVYLFKKKQA encoded by the coding sequence ATGATTTCAATCTATTCCATCTCTGCGCTTATTGCGGCCTATCTTCTGGGGTCTATACCTACAGCGGTTTGGCTAGGGCAGGCCTTTTATGGTATCGACGTAAGAGAATACGGAAGCGGTAATGCAGGAGCTACAAACACTTTTAGGGTGTTAGGTAAAAAGCCAGGTATCATTGTAATGACCATTGATATCATGAAGGGTTTTACTGCAACCAAATTGGCCTATCTAATTGGCCTTTCGGTAACAGGACCCAAATACTCGGCACAATTTGTTAATTACGAGTTAGCTCTGGGCGTAATTGCGGTTATGGGGCATTTATTCCCAATATTTGCCGGCTTTAGGGGCGGAAAAGGGGTGGCTACACTTTTTGGAATGGTGTTGGCTGTAAATCCGTTGTCGGCGTTACTTTGTGTAAGTGTTTTTGTTACAGTGCTTTTGGTTTCTAAATATGTTTCTTTAAGTTCAATTTGTGCCGGCTTTACTTTTCCGTTGGGCACAGTTTTTGTTTTTCAATCTTCTGTAAAGGCAGAAGTGCTCTATAGTATTTGCGTTTGCGTACTCATTTTAGTCACGCATCAGAAAAATATCGAGCGTTTGCTAAAAGGAAAAGAATCTAAAGTATATCTATTTAAGAAAAAACAAGCTTAA
- the ahcY gene encoding adenosylhomocysteinase, whose translation MSSVETTYVPYKVKDISLAEWGRKEIELAEAEMPGLMSLRKEFGPTKPLKGARIAGCLHMTIQTAVLIETLVELGAEVTWSSCNIFSTQDHAAAAIAAAGIQVYAWKGLNEQEFDWCIEQTLHFGPDRQPLNMILDDGGDLTNMVFDQYPELIAGIKGLSEETTTGVHRLYERMKNGTLHLPAINVNDSVTKSKFDNKYGCRESLVDAIRRATDVMMAGKVAVVAGYGDVGKGSAASLSSQGVRVIVTEIDPICALQAAMEGYEVKKFATAVKEADIVVTTTGNRDIVRGEHFKTMKDKAIVCNIGHFDNEIDMAWLNQNYGNTKVEIKPQVDKYTIDGKDVIILAEGRLVNLGCATGHPSFVMSNSFTNQTLAQLELWTNGDAYENKVYVLPKHLDEKVARLHLEKIGVELDVLDPHQAEYIGVAVEGPFKPEAYRY comes from the coding sequence ATGTCATCAGTAGAGACAACTTACGTACCTTACAAAGTTAAGGACATTTCACTGGCGGAATGGGGCCGCAAAGAGATCGAACTAGCCGAAGCAGAAATGCCGGGCTTAATGTCATTAAGAAAAGAATTTGGTCCAACAAAACCCCTAAAAGGAGCTAGAATTGCTGGATGTTTGCACATGACTATCCAAACTGCAGTTTTAATTGAAACTTTGGTAGAACTAGGTGCAGAAGTAACTTGGTCTTCATGCAACATCTTTTCTACACAAGATCACGCTGCTGCTGCAATTGCTGCTGCTGGTATTCAAGTTTATGCTTGGAAAGGTTTAAATGAGCAAGAATTTGATTGGTGTATCGAGCAAACTTTACACTTCGGTCCAGATCGTCAACCTTTAAACATGATTTTGGATGATGGTGGCGATTTAACCAACATGGTGTTTGATCAGTATCCGGAGTTAATTGCTGGCATCAAAGGCTTATCGGAAGAAACTACTACTGGTGTACACCGTTTGTACGAGCGTATGAAAAACGGCACCTTACACTTACCTGCAATCAACGTTAACGATTCGGTAACTAAATCTAAATTCGACAACAAATACGGCTGCCGCGAGTCATTGGTAGATGCAATTCGTCGTGCTACAGATGTAATGATGGCTGGTAAAGTAGCCGTTGTTGCTGGTTACGGCGATGTTGGTAAAGGTTCTGCAGCTTCATTAAGCTCACAAGGTGTACGTGTAATCGTAACTGAAATTGACCCAATTTGTGCTTTACAAGCTGCAATGGAAGGCTACGAAGTGAAGAAATTTGCTACTGCCGTTAAAGAAGCTGATATCGTAGTTACAACTACAGGTAACCGTGACATTGTTCGTGGCGAGCACTTCAAAACCATGAAAGATAAAGCTATCGTTTGTAACATCGGTCACTTCGATAACGAAATTGACATGGCTTGGTTAAACCAAAACTATGGCAATACTAAAGTAGAAATCAAACCGCAGGTAGATAAATATACTATCGATGGTAAGGATGTCATCATTTTAGCTGAAGGTCGTTTGGTAAACTTAGGTTGCGCCACTGGCCACCCGTCTTTCGTAATGAGTAACTCTTTTACCAACCAAACTTTGGCTCAATTAGAACTTTGGACCAACGGCGATGCTTACGAAAATAAAGTTTACGTTTTACCTAAGCACTTAGACGAAAAAGTGGCTCGTTTACACTTAGAAAAAATTGGTGTAGAGTTAGACGTACTTGACCCTCACCAAGCAGAATATATTGGAGTAGCGGTTGAAGGCCCTTTTAAACCAGAAGCCTATAGATACTAG
- a CDS encoding PKD-like family lipoprotein: protein MKKNYIILLLALFFMAACSKDEGNYDYQAINELDIQDIKTEYLLRTGIDTLKIKPKIEGTLDPTVAPDRYRYLWIVRLSTFVYDTVGREKDLTYPIKLNPTPYDLFYRVLDKETGVTWAANVKLNISTPFSKGILIMGEDTEGYAEAEMLSMLSDTVHVKHILSSSNLPKLRDPISLVHTSGTANYSKLWAFTKSGSYFLDRATMGGNPANNFNRTLYISEALDESTLHPVAYAPQIRTAAGAIGSTLYRAMITKGGDVFASVPLLMGGDYFNNPVNRVATAQSVRIPAAPYILYPINSMSSFMWYDTQNNRFLNYTSIGSAVASTTLADVSGSAFPWNQPAGRTLVYAENTRNTDGGSTNGNSFAIMKDADNTHHIYKFYANGTNPAKRALYTVKSIATNFDRAKFYAFSSNRTVVFYAVDNKLYAYDYNPGFEKIYTFPEISDEISMIKFDTQIDHVVNSLYIATYNPSTKGTLRRYVVGSNPNVVEINLAENSTWPGLVKVKDINWRAIN from the coding sequence ATGAAAAAAAATTATATAATACTACTGCTTGCCTTATTTTTTATGGCGGCCTGCAGTAAAGACGAGGGCAATTACGATTATCAAGCAATCAACGAACTCGATATTCAAGACATTAAAACCGAATATTTACTACGTACTGGTATTGATACCCTTAAAATTAAGCCTAAAATTGAAGGTACCTTAGACCCTACAGTTGCGCCAGATAGGTACAGATATCTTTGGATTGTGAGGTTAAGCACCTTTGTTTACGATACCGTTGGCAGAGAAAAAGACTTAACTTATCCTATTAAATTAAATCCTACACCTTACGATTTATTTTACAGGGTTTTAGATAAAGAAACGGGAGTAACTTGGGCTGCAAATGTTAAACTAAATATTAGCACTCCATTTTCTAAAGGCATACTCATTATGGGCGAAGACACAGAAGGTTATGCCGAAGCTGAAATGCTTTCTATGCTATCAGATACTGTACATGTGAAGCATATTTTATCGAGCAGCAATCTGCCCAAGTTACGAGATCCAATCAGTTTGGTGCATACCAGCGGAACTGCCAATTACTCTAAACTGTGGGCTTTCACTAAAAGCGGTTCGTACTTTTTAGATCGAGCAACCATGGGCGGAAATCCTGCAAACAATTTTAATAGAACGCTTTACATATCAGAAGCTCTTGACGAATCTACGCTGCACCCCGTTGCTTATGCACCTCAAATTCGTACTGCTGCAGGTGCAATTGGTAGTACCTTGTACAGGGCAATGATTACCAAAGGTGGCGATGTATTTGCCAGCGTTCCGCTGTTAATGGGTGGCGACTATTTTAACAATCCGGTAAACCGTGTGGCAACCGCACAAAGTGTACGTATCCCAGCTGCCCCTTATATCTTATACCCTATCAACAGCATGAGCTCTTTTATGTGGTACGATACCCAAAACAATCGATTTTTAAATTACACAAGTATTGGTTCTGCAGTAGCCTCTACCACCCTAGCTGATGTATCAGGAAGTGCGTTTCCTTGGAACCAACCTGCGGGCAGAACATTAGTTTATGCCGAAAATACACGTAATACAGACGGTGGCTCTACCAACGGTAACTCTTTTGCCATTATGAAAGATGCCGACAATACCCACCATATTTACAAATTTTATGCTAACGGAACCAACCCCGCAAAACGTGCACTCTATACCGTAAAATCTATTGCAACAAATTTTGATAGAGCAAAGTTTTATGCCTTTTCTTCTAACAGAACCGTTGTATTTTATGCTGTAGATAATAAGCTATATGCCTATGATTACAATCCGGGTTTCGAGAAGATTTATACTTTCCCAGAAATTAGCGACGAAATTAGCATGATCAAGTTCGACACACAGATAGACCACGTGGTAAACAGCTTATACATTGCCACTTACAACCCTTCAACCAAAGGTACGCTCCGCAGATATGTAGTAGGCTCAAATCCCAACGTAGTTGAAATCAATTTAGCCGAGAACAGTACTTGGCCTGGCTTAGTTAAAGTAAAAGATATCAATTGGCGAGCAATTAACTAA
- a CDS encoding DUF4843 domain-containing protein, whose amino-acid sequence MKKLLIYILALPLGLFFTGCKKEIMGYEGKEGVYFAVQHGNKSLSINSWPFQPFSDVEFVRIGQSEVDFPVKVMITGPVKDYDRVFRLEVNPDSTTAVEGQHYAPLQTEWKILARQTTVDVKIRLKRSPDLENKAVTLGLRLVETSDFKLSFPEWDAIPSLTGGVVVKEFDASLHTLRINDVMIQPAVWPGSIQAGNRESGLFGAFTRKKMQFLIDNLGLKYEDFASSETMPQARYLLVASDAAEILKARFNANNPVLEDDGRLMFIGSVPWTSIIGVPF is encoded by the coding sequence ATGAAAAAGTTATTAATCTACATTTTAGCATTACCTCTAGGCCTGTTTTTTACGGGCTGCAAAAAAGAAATTATGGGCTACGAAGGTAAAGAAGGTGTTTACTTCGCAGTGCAACATGGTAACAAGTCGTTAAGCATTAATTCTTGGCCTTTTCAGCCGTTTAGCGACGTAGAATTTGTAAGAATAGGGCAAAGTGAGGTAGATTTTCCAGTAAAAGTGATGATTACCGGCCCAGTAAAAGATTACGATCGCGTTTTCCGATTAGAAGTTAATCCAGACTCTACTACCGCTGTAGAAGGGCAACATTATGCACCTTTACAAACAGAGTGGAAAATTCTGGCCAGACAAACTACCGTGGATGTAAAAATACGTTTAAAACGTTCTCCAGATTTAGAAAACAAAGCGGTAACTTTAGGCCTACGCCTTGTTGAAACCAGCGATTTTAAGCTTTCATTTCCAGAATGGGATGCCATCCCCAGCTTAACGGGAGGAGTAGTAGTTAAAGAATTTGATGCCAGTTTGCATACGCTACGTATCAATGATGTAATGATACAACCTGCAGTTTGGCCAGGGTCAATACAAGCTGGAAACAGAGAATCTGGACTTTTTGGAGCCTTCACACGTAAAAAAATGCAGTTCCTGATCGATAATTTAGGGCTAAAATACGAAGACTTTGCTAGCTCAGAAACGATGCCTCAGGCCCGCTATTTATTGGTAGCATCAGATGCAGCAGAAATCTTAAAAGCACGCTTTAATGCCAATAATCCCGTTCTCGAAGACGATGGGCGGTTAATGTTTATTGGATCGGTGCCATGGACAAGTATCATTGGCGTTCCTTTCTAA
- the nadC gene encoding carboxylating nicotinate-nucleotide diphosphorylase — MDKKLIDLFIKNAIAEDVGDGDHTSLSTIPQGTQGKAKLIVKEKGILAGVELALEIFNQIDPTLEVTTFLHDGQEVNVGDIAFNVQGSTHAILLAERLVLNCMQRMSGIATKTNRIVKSLAGYNTKVLDTRKTTPGLRYLEKWAVRIGGGVNHRIGLYDMILIKDNHVDYAGGIANAIHQANAYLKDTGKQLQIEIEVRNIQELEEVLAIGKVDRIMLDNFELHLLKQAVALINGKFITEASGGIVEENVAEYAACGVDYISMGALTHSVKSLDLSLKAF, encoded by the coding sequence TTGGATAAAAAACTTATTGATCTATTTATAAAAAATGCGATTGCCGAAGATGTTGGAGATGGAGATCATACTTCTTTATCTACTATCCCGCAAGGCACACAAGGAAAAGCCAAGTTAATTGTTAAAGAAAAAGGAATTTTAGCGGGTGTTGAGCTTGCTTTGGAAATTTTTAACCAAATAGATCCAACCCTAGAAGTAACCACGTTTTTGCACGATGGCCAGGAAGTAAATGTTGGGGATATTGCGTTTAATGTACAAGGTAGCACACATGCTATTTTGTTGGCCGAGCGTTTAGTGCTTAATTGTATGCAACGTATGAGCGGTATCGCTACTAAAACCAACCGTATTGTAAAATCATTAGCTGGATATAACACCAAAGTATTAGATACTAGAAAAACCACACCTGGTTTAAGATATTTAGAGAAATGGGCGGTTAGAATTGGCGGCGGAGTTAACCACCGAATTGGGTTGTACGATATGATTTTGATTAAGGATAACCATGTGGATTATGCCGGAGGTATTGCCAATGCTATTCATCAGGCCAATGCCTATTTAAAAGATACAGGTAAACAATTACAAATAGAAATAGAGGTAAGAAATATCCAAGAACTGGAAGAAGTATTGGCCATTGGTAAGGTAGATAGGATTATGTTGGATAATTTTGAGCTGCATTTACTTAAACAAGCTGTAGCGCTTATTAACGGTAAGTTTATAACCGAAGCTTCGGGCGGAATTGTAGAAGAAAACGTAGCTGAGTATGCCGCTTGTGGTGTAGATTATATTTCTATGGGTGCTTTAACGCATTCTGTAAAAAGCTTAGATTTAAGTTTAAAGGCTTTTTAG
- a CDS encoding fatty acid desaturase has product MHFFERVLQPPAYGWKNDSGDLIKPSSAQILKEFFSRLNIFKDKKNWLSLLSWVKILCLIPFFFIFLIYFLEWWTVLAAFVYSMIIMGTHGTIWHHRYCTHGAYTFRNKYWRFFTQNLTINVIPEEIYVISHHVHHSLSDKPGDPYNAQAGFLYCFLADVNHQPIAKNLTEAEFSRVQQLMEHTGVKSNTYAQYQYWGSYVNPKNAILSWLLNWAFWYAAFYLIGGHALACTLFGAAGFWGVGVRTFNYEGHGKGDDKKKAGTDYNQKDNSINQLWPGFVAGEWHNNHHLYPKSARSGFKPHQIDLAWYYIKMMHTFGAIKHYKCFKKQFYAYHYLPNKSKG; this is encoded by the coding sequence ATGCATTTCTTTGAAAGAGTTCTCCAACCGCCCGCATACGGTTGGAAAAATGATAGTGGCGACCTCATTAAACCATCTAGCGCTCAAATTCTTAAAGAATTCTTCAGTAGACTCAACATTTTTAAAGACAAAAAAAACTGGCTTTCACTGTTAAGCTGGGTTAAAATTTTATGTTTAATCCCTTTCTTCTTCATTTTTCTAATTTATTTTTTAGAATGGTGGACCGTTTTAGCCGCATTTGTTTACAGCATGATCATCATGGGTACCCATGGTACCATTTGGCATCATAGATATTGCACCCATGGCGCCTATACATTTAGAAACAAATACTGGCGATTTTTTACGCAGAACCTTACCATCAATGTAATTCCCGAAGAAATTTATGTGATTTCACATCATGTTCATCATTCTTTATCAGATAAACCTGGAGACCCATATAATGCACAAGCTGGCTTTTTATACTGTTTCTTGGCTGATGTAAATCATCAACCCATAGCAAAAAATTTAACAGAAGCCGAGTTTAGTCGTGTACAGCAATTGATGGAGCATACAGGCGTTAAATCAAATACGTACGCCCAATATCAATATTGGGGATCTTATGTTAATCCTAAAAATGCAATTTTATCTTGGTTGCTAAATTGGGCATTTTGGTATGCTGCTTTTTACTTAATTGGTGGCCACGCCTTAGCTTGTACTTTATTTGGCGCTGCCGGATTTTGGGGCGTAGGTGTACGTACCTTTAATTACGAAGGGCACGGCAAAGGCGATGACAAGAAGAAAGCGGGAACAGATTACAACCAAAAAGACAATTCTATCAATCAACTTTGGCCCGGTTTTGTAGCTGGCGAATGGCATAACAACCATCATTTATACCCTAAAAGTGCCAGAAGTGGCTTTAAGCCCCACCAAATTGATTTAGCTTGGTACTACATTAAAATGATGCATACTTTTGGTGCGATAAAGCACTATAAATGCTTTAAGAAGCAATTTTATGCCTATCATTACCTGCCCAACAAATCAAAAGGATAG
- a CDS encoding TlpA disulfide reductase family protein, giving the protein MKFIKYLCSVAIYICTLNIATAQQPFVVKAKITKPAFENNMALMSYIDGKFSYDTTRFRNGQIELKGSLKRPVKTSLFINYSKEERAKTKKTGESRTFYIDGGTTTIIGEDLLTAQITGGAEQEKFAELQKNLNEIGWTEQSKDDALIAKRDQLYLEFMRKNPNSQVSFDLMKGMSTPNFFSSRVKEMEKIFTAFPANWQSTEDGKKVAKLIEGAKKLGIGKQAIDFTMNDVAGKPVKLSDFRGKYVLLDFWASWCLPCRAENPMVVKAYEKFKDRNFTVLGVSLDKESAKKEWIAAIEKDGLPWTHVSDLKGWENTAARAYDVQSIPVNYLIDPQGKIVGVGLRGENLMKELEKLFEN; this is encoded by the coding sequence ATGAAATTTATTAAATATTTATGTAGCGTAGCAATTTATATATGTACGCTAAACATCGCTACAGCACAGCAGCCCTTTGTAGTAAAAGCAAAAATTACAAAACCTGCTTTCGAAAACAACATGGCATTAATGAGCTATATTGATGGCAAATTCAGCTACGATACCACCAGGTTTCGCAATGGACAAATTGAACTAAAAGGCAGCCTAAAAAGGCCTGTAAAAACATCACTATTTATTAATTATAGTAAAGAAGAGCGGGCAAAAACTAAAAAAACTGGCGAAAGTAGAACATTTTACATAGATGGTGGAACCACAACTATTATTGGCGAAGATTTGCTAACAGCCCAAATTACAGGCGGCGCCGAACAGGAAAAATTTGCCGAACTACAAAAGAACTTGAATGAAATAGGTTGGACAGAGCAAAGCAAAGACGATGCGTTAATTGCCAAACGCGATCAGCTATATCTAGAATTTATGCGTAAAAACCCTAATTCACAGGTATCTTTCGATTTGATGAAAGGGATGTCTACACCAAATTTCTTTTCGTCACGTGTAAAAGAAATGGAAAAAATTTTTACCGCTTTCCCAGCAAACTGGCAAAGCACTGAGGATGGAAAAAAAGTAGCAAAATTAATTGAAGGTGCCAAAAAATTAGGGATTGGCAAGCAGGCCATAGATTTTACGATGAATGATGTTGCCGGTAAACCCGTAAAACTATCTGATTTTAGAGGGAAATATGTGCTCCTAGATTTTTGGGCATCTTGGTGTTTACCATGCAGGGCAGAAAATCCAATGGTGGTAAAAGCCTACGAAAAATTTAAGGATCGCAACTTTACGGTACTCGGGGTATCCCTAGATAAAGAAAGCGCAAAAAAAGAGTGGATTGCCGCCATTGAAAAAGACGGATTACCTTGGACACACGTATCTGATTTAAAAGGTTGGGAAAATACGGCGGCACGTGCCTACGATGTGCAGTCTATTCCGGTTAATTACTTAATTGATCCGCAAGGCAAAATTGTTGGCGTAGGCTTACGTGGCGAGAATTTGATGAAAGAACTAGAGAAATTATTTGAAAATTAA
- a CDS encoding anthranilate synthase component I family protein — MTKEQISYFKQKALQYASNFDVCCYLDSHTYQDNYGKHNCIIAFGVENELTAPIGTAFTSLKTFAQQNKDWMFGLLTYDLKDEIEEIGNQKEDQLKFPDLYFFIPKYLISVKENSIHILKGEKNLIDQILATPIPEKKTDKALNIQNRFTKNEYLGYVETLQQHIKRGDIYEINFCQEFFAENAEIDPLSIYNRLTEVSPTPFAGFFKIGSKYILSATPERFLSKRGTTLTSQPIKGTAKRSTDLAEDLAIKTALKNSKKEQAENVMIVDLVRNDLTKSAVKGTVKVDELFGIYTFPQVHQMISSISCELSPEVHYIDAIKNTFPMGSMTGAPKLRAMQLINQYERSKRGVYSGSFGYISPDGDFDFNVIIRSILYNAENRYLSFQVGGAITYASDAEKEYEECLLKASAIMSVLSRV; from the coding sequence ATGACCAAAGAGCAAATCTCCTATTTCAAACAAAAAGCCTTACAATATGCATCAAATTTTGACGTGTGTTGCTACCTAGATTCACATACTTACCAAGACAACTATGGCAAACACAATTGTATAATTGCTTTTGGAGTAGAGAACGAATTAACTGCGCCAATTGGAACAGCTTTTACATCGTTAAAAACCTTTGCCCAGCAAAACAAAGACTGGATGTTTGGTTTGTTAACCTACGATTTAAAGGACGAAATTGAGGAAATCGGAAATCAAAAAGAAGATCAATTAAAGTTTCCAGACCTATACTTTTTTATTCCTAAGTACCTAATTTCAGTTAAAGAAAACAGCATTCATATTCTTAAAGGCGAAAAAAACCTTATTGACCAAATATTAGCCACTCCTATCCCAGAAAAAAAAACAGATAAAGCGCTAAATATTCAAAACAGGTTTACAAAAAACGAATATTTAGGTTACGTAGAAACACTACAGCAACACATTAAACGTGGCGATATTTACGAAATTAATTTCTGTCAGGAGTTTTTTGCAGAGAATGCAGAGATAGATCCACTAAGTATTTACAATCGCTTAACAGAAGTATCTCCTACCCCATTTGCTGGTTTCTTTAAAATAGGCAGCAAGTATATTTTATCGGCTACGCCAGAAAGATTTTTATCCAAAAGAGGCACTACACTCACTTCTCAACCTATTAAAGGAACAGCTAAAAGAAGTACAGATTTAGCGGAAGATTTAGCAATCAAAACTGCATTAAAAAACAGTAAAAAAGAGCAGGCAGAAAATGTGATGATTGTTGATTTGGTTAGGAATGATCTTACCAAAAGTGCGGTAAAGGGAACTGTTAAAGTAGATGAACTGTTTGGCATTTACACTTTCCCACAAGTGCACCAAATGATATCGAGCATTAGTTGCGAGCTTTCTCCAGAGGTACATTATATTGATGCAATTAAAAATACCTTCCCTATGGGATCTATGACGGGAGCACCTAAGTTACGGGCAATGCAATTGATTAACCAATACGAACGAAGCAAAAGAGGCGTTTATTCGGGCTCGTTTGGTTATATCAGTCCAGATGGAGATTTTGATTTCAATGTGATCATTAGAAGTATTTTGTACAATGCAGAAAATCGTTACCTATCTTTTCAAGTTGGCGGTGCTATAACCTACGCTTCTGATGCAGAGAAAGAATACGAAGAGTGTTTACTGAAAGCTTCGGCGATAATGAGTGTACTTTCGAGGGTTTAG